ACGATAGAGAAAAAAAACGGGTGGGGGGGCTTACAGGGGAAGGAAATGGAGATCACCTGATTATCCCCATGTTTGCAGCAGGGGACTGGGTTCAGTACGTTGTGACTACTTAGGCAAGAGCTGGCCAGCGTTTCTCTCTAGTGACAAAAAGGAGATTATAGTGCTTTGATTTAAGCCACGAGTTAAGCCATCACTTTACAGGGGGCAactggaaatggaaaataaCCAATTTTTGTGATAGACAGATAAACTCTTTTTGTGAGAGTTAAACTATTCACTTGCTGATTTATAATCAACTTCAAgatagagccccccccccaaacaactaaaaaattatatatttgttgaaacttaaaaaaacaacagcaaaggaTAGTAATTACAAGAGAAATACGAAATACCTTGTTTGTGGAAGCTCTTTATTTATTGAGGTTTAAAACATTCTGacttaacaaaaaaacaatattttgaagATCAGATATTCAGCCTAGAAAATACAAGAGGTGgccatgtgttttgtggacacACATGTAATCTGATCCACTGAGAGTCTGTTATGGAACAATGTTACCCAAAACTGACGTCATCATTTTACCAAAATTGCATTATAAATGAGCAAGAAATATTTATAATCAGTTATAGTAATTTCTACATATATTGAGCTTAAGCgtatttgagtttttttaacttgaaaatataAGTTAACTCTAGTCCTTGGGCAGTAGTTTTGACAACAATTACATTGTCAAAAAGTATTGCCTATTACTGTTGCTGTACATTTATTTcgatacatttattgaaaaaatgtCGGGGGTCCTGGAAACATTTTGGCATCTTTTCGTAACTTGCTGCGTGCTTCTGTATTTGCATGTCAGCATTTGTTATGAATTTTTGCAGCACATGTTGTTTCCTTatattgcatgttttttttttaaatgtttgcatgttgttttcttaatttaattTGCAACACAACACCGAACTAaataagaaagagaagaacGTAAAATGCAAAAGATTAAATACAACTACTCTCTGTAAAACTATTTTCTCTGTAAAAGGCTTCTCATCTTTTACTTTGAGGGATACACTCGACCGCTTCCGTCGGACGCCGCTAGGTGGAACCTATGGGTGGAACGACCAAACAGAAATTATGCCGAAGAAGAGTCTGTTTCCGGTTCCGGGTCGTGGCTGTGAAACGTCGTGTGGACGGCGCCACTTTCAGCCGAAAGTTTCTCAGATAACCTGGTTTTTGGGCTGGATAACGACTCATAGGCTTGATCATTTATTTTGGACTGTTACCACAAAAGTGGCCTGACCGAGGATAAAGGCAAACAGTGAGGTTTGTATCTTTCTCTGAGCCGCTATCCGTCGGTGTTGTTAGCTGGCCGATAGCAACATGCTAATTCTAATTAGCGCCCTGCCGGGGAGTTGCTACGCATGTTATTAATTTAATCTCGTGTGTTTCGACTGGTTAATAATTGTGTCAACTAGTCTAACATTTAACAGACGGTGTTACGTTTTATTCCGAGTGTGCGTGTAAGAGTTAATATCATCTGAATGCGCATGTTGTGTAGCGGTTGTTTAGTGGATTGTGTTTGCTTGAGTCCACGGGGACTGATAATCTTGTCAAAACTATTTATTGGTTTTCAACATCAACAAAAAGCGGAAACCAAGAAGCAGATGCGATTATGAAATAGCTAAAAGGTGCAAGATGGCACACATCACGGTCCCCGCAATTAAGTGCAGACCACATAATGAAATCGCATGTATCTTATAAGATGTTaactctgttgtttttgttgtgcagaATCAGAGGATGTCTCTTCCTAAgcgagaggtggaggagctgagacCATGGGTGGAGCGCACTGTGAAGAAAGTGCTCGGCTTCTCAGAGCCCACTGTGGTCACTGCAGCTTTACACTGTGTTGGAAAGGGGCTGGACAAAAGGAAGACCATAGGTAACTTCTACCTATTTGAATCCTGCTATTTTTCATCTATATAAAGTCTTGCGAATGTCACATTAGACATTCTGAGTCAGATTTCCTTTTTCTGTGGATAAACGTCagctacacaaaaaaacaatgtgtccTCTTGACTGTACAGTCAAAGTTAAAGACTCCAATGGCTTTAAGGTACATCATAAATGTATGACCCTCATATGTTATGAATTGTAATGTCATCAGTTTTTGCAGATTACTTTTATGATCAACGAGCCCATTTGTCAACTTATAGTTTCCGCTCTAGCTTCGATACGGTCAGGGTCACatgagtgatgagcaaataattgtattgttgtttgtttaaattaattgaaatttGTTTCTCCCACAGACCAGCTGCGTCCTTTCCTCGATGACTCTGCGGGGGGTTTCGTGGAGCGTCTTTTTGAAGCACTGGAGGAGAGTCGCAGCGCCCGCGGCAGCAAAGGATCCGGAGAAAAGAATCGCAAGAGAGATCTTAAGGTACACAAACACCAGAGGAGACTTTTATACTTGATTTCAACTATAACGTGGAAATTGGGTTTCATGGttacaaatacatttctgaaACAAGATagttgaagaagaaaaagctttAGATAATTGAGCAAGTTCTCCATGTGTTAACACCCTGTCTTTTTTCTCAGGTGATTTAATTGATTGCTGCTTCTGTTTTGATTGTCTCAGGATGTGTTTGGGGATGAAACTGAGCCGGGTTCCAAGCGAGAACCTCAGAACGCAGGAGATGGGACAGTGGCAAAGCGAAAACGGGTCCCTCGGTTCGAGGAGGTGGAAGAGCGTGAGGTCATCCCTGCACCTCCATCTGAGAGCTCTACTATGCTCACCAAATTGCAGGTATGATACTCCACTCTCCACAGCTATGGCATAATAAGTTATTTTGTagcatcagaatcagaagatATTTATTGCATTATAATATTTGTACCCATACCCAAACTTTCTCAAATAGATTAAACAGATGATGGAAGCAGCCACAAAACAgatcaaagagaaaaagaaacaactgaatttttcatctccagctcctcctcaacAGGTAAGACATTTTCCCCACGAAAACTCATATTTTTCTCAGTATCGGGCATTTCAGACAGTTCATAAAGTATCAAGCTGTTCTTATTACCCCCTGCTTTTAGATGTTTACCCTTGCTACACCACAAATGGAAGCCTCCACAGTATCACGGCTTCTCAGCACCAatgctgctgcaggtggtggtggtgcatcATCCATCGGCCCCTCCCAGGCTGCCAGCTTTATGAATGATGCTATCGAGAAGGCCCGCAAGGCTGCTGAGCTACAGGCACGCATCCAGTCCCAGTTAGCCCTGAAACCTGGTATCCTCGGAGCATTGGGAAACACTGGGCCTCACAACCTAGTGGCACTAGCTAATCTACACGCCATGGGAATTGCTCCACCGTAAGTAGAATccaaagagagggggggaggggggaacaTTTTAGTACTTAACTTGATGTGGCAGAGTGAAAACAGACAGCTTTTCCTGTGGGCTCCTTTTATTATAGGAAAGTGGAAATCAAGGAGGTGAATAAGCCAACACCTCTTATCCTGGATGATTTGGGAAGAACTGTGGATGCAAGTGGCAAAGAGGTTGAACTCACACATCGCATGCCCACACTTAAAGGTAAGAATACAGAAGATAATTAGACACAGTCTTAATTTCTTGTTTGGGTGTTTCTAAATAAATTCCCCTCTCAATGTTCAGCTAACATTCGAGCTGTAAAGAGAGAGCAGTTCCGtcagcagctgaaggagaagcCTGGTGAAGACATTGAGTCCACGTCCTACTTCGACCAACGTGTTTTAATAACACCAGCTCAACGCCCTCGCAGAGGCTTCAAATTCCATGACCAGGGGCGCTTCGAAAAGATTGCTCAGAGAATTAGAACtaaggtttgttttttaattctctaATATTTTCATTGTCAGCAGGTGTCTGCTCTGAGCCTATTATGAATAGAGGACTTTTATGGTTCACCCAACTTGACTTGTGACCCTCTTGTGCTGATGTGTACCTCAACCAGGCCCAGTTGGAAAGGTTGCAGTTGGAGATTGCCCAGGCAGCAAAGAAGACAGGAAT
The DNA window shown above is from Platichthys flesus chromosome 11, fPlaFle2.1, whole genome shotgun sequence and carries:
- the prpf3 gene encoding U4/U6 small nuclear ribonucleoprotein Prp3, with product MSLPKREVEELRPWVERTVKKVLGFSEPTVVTAALHCVGKGLDKRKTIDQLRPFLDDSAGGFVERLFEALEESRSARGSKGSGEKNRKRDLKDVFGDETEPGSKREPQNAGDGTVAKRKRVPRFEEVEEREVIPAPPSESSTMLTKLQIKQMMEAATKQIKEKKKQLNFSSPAPPQQMFTLATPQMEASTVSRLLSTNAAAGGGGASSIGPSQAASFMNDAIEKARKAAELQARIQSQLALKPGILGALGNTGPHNLVALANLHAMGIAPPKVEIKEVNKPTPLILDDLGRTVDASGKEVELTHRMPTLKANIRAVKREQFRQQLKEKPGEDIESTSYFDQRVLITPAQRPRRGFKFHDQGRFEKIAQRIRTKAQLERLQLEIAQAAKKTGIHASTKLALIAPRKEIGEKEVPNIEWWDSFILPSNVDLGTETKFEQLELFGVTNLVEHPAQINAPVDTDKAVTLGVYLTKKEQKKLRRQTRREGQKEVQEKVRLGLMPPPEPKVRISNLMRVLGTEAVQDPTKVEAHVRAQMAKRQKAHEDANAARKLTAGQRKEKKVKKLKEDLTNGVHIAVYRIRYLQSTSKKFKVEKNAIQLYLTGTVVLHRDVNLVVVEGGPKSQKKFKKLMMHRIKWQEHNSKRDDPDGDEEARRNNKCWLIWEGTAKERSFGDMKFKQCPTENMAREHFKKHRTEQYWDLALSQSVLETSDD